The following coding sequences are from one Shewanella putrefaciens window:
- a CDS encoding DUF4145 domain-containing protein, translated as MATKVVIKDSDFIQGFSANLVDDYLCAKNYVKDVPTQSLLHIRSFTHKLTELLGQDKRIEFSSPNLYDRIEQLNQKRLIDVKTTRALHRLRADGNRGAHPEKYHLTQEQLLALAQKTIKDVLTLVEHLYPKVAGCVAPRYQYKASDSVTVKDLCYRAVMEDDPNAQYLVGISLKTKAFMLKDQALSWADQADDVLATHAELTNNVSAQAADTFAKAAYWFSLAAPKNMDALYEHGVALIHGYQGVPDIAKGEQAIAVAAEAGVVNAMALLGYFYLVGSESLAQDLELAQQYLQRAADGEQAEAMANLGVLHYQREDLTQAYHFIHKAAQAGYPHAQYHLALMLANGEGCSRDPIASEYWMAEAAEQGQLDAMFMRAQHMLNDDNAFGSDLTQAEHYLREVIKYGHSVPAMIELSMALADGMLGRIDVVGAAALLNLARRYANEKEAEIIEPLWLSLALQVDKVLEMTVDPAEIHSLKRAQTLLA; from the coding sequence ATGGCGACTAAGGTTGTGATAAAGGATAGTGATTTTATCCAAGGTTTTTCCGCCAATCTTGTCGATGATTACCTCTGTGCAAAAAATTATGTTAAGGACGTACCGACTCAGTCATTACTGCATATTCGCAGTTTTACACATAAGCTGACCGAGTTGTTGGGGCAAGATAAGCGGATTGAGTTCTCAAGCCCCAATTTGTATGACCGTATCGAGCAGTTAAACCAAAAACGCCTGATTGATGTTAAAACAACCCGTGCCTTACACCGCTTACGTGCCGACGGTAACCGTGGCGCCCATCCAGAAAAATATCATCTTACCCAAGAGCAATTACTCGCTTTAGCCCAAAAAACGATTAAAGATGTACTGACATTAGTTGAGCACTTATATCCTAAGGTGGCAGGATGTGTTGCTCCTAGGTATCAATACAAAGCGAGTGATTCAGTAACGGTTAAAGACCTCTGCTATCGCGCTGTGATGGAAGATGATCCTAATGCTCAATATTTGGTAGGTATTTCGCTAAAAACAAAGGCTTTTATGCTTAAGGATCAAGCGCTTTCTTGGGCTGATCAAGCTGATGATGTTTTGGCCACGCATGCGGAGTTAACTAATAATGTGAGTGCCCAAGCGGCGGATACTTTTGCGAAGGCGGCTTATTGGTTTTCCCTTGCGGCACCCAAAAATATGGACGCTTTGTACGAACATGGCGTTGCACTGATCCACGGTTATCAAGGCGTGCCAGATATTGCTAAGGGAGAACAAGCTATTGCTGTTGCGGCAGAGGCCGGTGTTGTTAATGCGATGGCACTTTTAGGGTATTTTTATCTAGTGGGCAGTGAGTCATTGGCTCAGGATTTAGAGCTAGCGCAGCAATATTTACAGCGTGCAGCCGATGGTGAACAAGCGGAGGCCATGGCAAACCTTGGCGTATTACATTATCAGCGTGAAGATTTGACTCAAGCCTATCACTTTATTCATAAAGCGGCGCAGGCTGGCTATCCCCATGCCCAGTATCATCTGGCATTAATGCTCGCTAATGGCGAGGGTTGTTCTCGAGATCCTATCGCTAGCGAATATTGGATGGCTGAAGCCGCAGAGCAAGGACAGTTAGATGCCATGTTTATGCGGGCACAACATATGCTCAACGATGACAATGCATTCGGTAGCGATTTAACCCAAGCTGAGCATTATTTGCGTGAAGTGATCAAATATGGTCATAGCGTTCCTGCAATGATAGAGCTGAGTATGGCATTAGCCGATGGGATGTTGGGCAGAATTGATGTGGTTGGTGCAGCGGCATTACTGAATTTAGCTCGGCGTTATGCCAATGAAAAGGAGGCTGAGATTATCGAACCTCTTTGGCTTTCATTGGCATTACAAGTAGATAAGGTACTCGAAATGACAGTCGATCCCGCAGAGATCCACAGCCTTAAGCGCGCGCAGACTTTACTTGCCTAA
- a CDS encoding DUF2780 domain-containing protein yields the protein MKHVITLSLLLGTSIMATPVHAGWLDNLAGTQAKTEQTVATVNATQSNELVGNVMSQLGLNQTQAEGGLGSLLGLAQSSLGSSDYSTLAASIPNAESLLAAAPKLDANSGVSGLLSKAGNLGSSLQGGAMVLDAFEKLGISQELAMPMINIAKSYLETNGTEGTSDLLMKGLNSLL from the coding sequence ATGAAACACGTCATCACGCTATCTCTTCTCCTTGGCACCTCTATTATGGCCACACCCGTTCATGCTGGTTGGTTAGATAATCTAGCGGGTACTCAAGCCAAAACCGAACAGACAGTCGCAACTGTTAATGCAACCCAATCCAATGAACTGGTGGGTAATGTGATGTCTCAACTGGGCTTAAACCAAACCCAAGCAGAAGGTGGATTAGGCAGTTTATTAGGGCTTGCACAATCTAGCCTTGGTTCGAGCGATTATTCAACATTGGCTGCCAGCATTCCTAATGCCGAGAGTCTGTTGGCCGCAGCCCCTAAACTTGATGCAAACTCAGGCGTATCAGGCTTGTTATCTAAAGCTGGCAATCTCGGTTCATCGCTCCAAGGTGGTGCTATGGTATTAGATGCTTTCGAAAAACTGGGGATCTCACAAGAACTCGCTATGCCAATGATCAATATTGCGAAGTCATACCTTGAAACCAATGGCACAGAGGGCACATCGGATCTACTGATGAAAGGCCTAAATTCCTTACTCTAA
- a CDS encoding tellurite resistance TerB family protein, which yields MIAKLKRFIQSHTQAVSPEDKAHQLKLAAASMLLEVVFADETLAAEEMALLPKLLTDTLSMTDDDANALINDAKQVQGNATSLFEFTSAINAEFSLEQKQQLLLAMWQLAYADGQLSQYEDQIIRRTADLLYLKHSELIQMRNLAMKSVRDN from the coding sequence ATGATTGCGAAACTAAAGCGATTTATTCAATCACACACCCAAGCCGTGTCCCCTGAAGATAAGGCGCATCAGCTTAAATTAGCCGCAGCCAGCATGTTATTAGAAGTCGTTTTTGCCGATGAAACATTGGCCGCTGAAGAAATGGCACTGTTGCCTAAGCTCCTTACCGATACCCTGTCGATGACAGATGACGATGCCAACGCTCTTATCAATGATGCTAAACAAGTACAAGGTAATGCAACATCACTCTTTGAATTTACGAGCGCTATCAATGCCGAATTTAGCCTAGAGCAAAAGCAACAACTGTTATTGGCAATGTGGCAACTCGCTTATGCCGATGGACAATTATCCCAATACGAAGACCAAATTATTCGCCGTACCGCTGACTTGTTGTATCTCAAGCACAGTGAACTTATCCAGATGCGCAACCTTGCGATGAAGTCAGTCAGGGATAACTAA